A genomic stretch from Setaria viridis chromosome 1, Setaria_viridis_v4.0, whole genome shotgun sequence includes:
- the LOC117854661 gene encoding protein FAR1-RELATED SEQUENCE 5-like, with amino-acid sequence METTNSALINGAVDARQGNITAVIESASTSVSELPESMAQQSDTLLNSFKFSLIVQQVLDKNGQPLIAPEVGMAFDSEDKAYEMYNNYAGKVGFSIRKSHTKRRVDKTICQKYIVCSNEGHCANASSQKDVTRTGCDARVQFSVSREGIWKVQKVVLDHNHYLASPNKKHKLKSQRRVTDADRQLIGQIREAGMKPAQVYEFMKEFYGGSDKVPFAKMDSNNEIGRERKKYLECNDAQSLLDYLKNKQRDDPGFFYAAQIDEEDGRIANFFWADGQSIMDYACFGDAVSFDTTFQTNKFEMPFAPLLGTNHHKQTIIFGAALIFNESIESFVWLFETFLTAMSGKHPKTIFTDQDAAMARAIAYVFRNTSHRLCLWHICLNAAKHLGPLIKKFSETFLPEFKRCVYEERSEPLFIQMWQKLLSKYKLENNQWMANLYALRKKWATIYRDSFTADMNSTQRSEGMNNVFKKRFRRKLGLTELLVECEKVSASLRENELEADFNSRRKNPVTYSPDLPLLKSAAESYTKRMYLEFEEEFKEHFSFSCKLLQADESILTYMVTHMHANHGATTVFNSANMSVTCSCRKYESIGMCTHFEL; translated from the exons ATGGAAACGACGAACTCTGCCCTAATCAATGGTGCTGTTGATGCAAGACAG GGGAACATCACTGCTGTCATCGAGTCCGCGTCTACATCAGTTTCTGAGTTACCAGAATCTATGGCACAACAATCAGATACG TTATTAAACAGCTTTAAATTTTCTCTCATCGTACAACAGGTATTAGATAAAAATGGACAGCCTTTGATTGCTCCTGAAGTTGGAATGGCTTTCGATTCAGAGGATAAAGCTTACGAGATGTATAATAACTATGCTGGTAAGGTCGGATTCAGTATTAGAAAGAGCCATACGAAGCGCCGAGTTGATAAAACTATATGCCAGAAGTATATAGTTTGCAGTAACGAAGGACACTGTGCTAATGCGTCGTCACAGAAGGATGTTACAAGGACGGGTTGTGATGCCCGTGTTCAGTTTAGTGTCAGCAGAGAGGGGATTTGGAAAGTGCAAAAGGTTGTACTTGATCACAATCATTATCTTGCTAGTCCTAATAAAAAGCACAAGCTGAAGTCCCAGCGTCGTGTTACAGATGCAGACAGGCAGCTGATTGGTCAGATAAGAGAAGCCGGGATGAAGCCAGCCCAGGTGTATGAGTTCATGAAAGAATTTTATGGAGGATCTGACAAAGTTCCATTTGCAAAGATGGATAGCAACAATGAGATCGGTCGCGAGCGGAAGAAGTACTTAGAGTGCAATGATGCGCAGTCATTGTTGGATTACTTGAAGAATAAGCAGAGAGATGATCCTGGATTTTTTTATGCTGCTCAAATAGACGAGGAAGATGGTCGGATAGCTAATTTCTTCTGGGCAGATGGTCAGTCTATTATGGACTATGCATGCTTTGGTGACGCCGTATCATTTGACACCACCTTtcagactaataagtttgaAATGCCTTTTGCTCCACTCCTGGGAACGAACCATCACAAGCAAACAATAATTTTTGGGGCAGCATTGATATTTAATGAGagtattgaatcatttgtttggCTCTTTGAGACCTTCCTAACAGCTATGTCTGGCAAACATCCCAAAACAATTTTCACTGATCAAGACGCGGCCATGGCAAGAGCAATTGCCTATGTATTCAGAAATACAAGTCATCGTCTTTGTTTGTGGCACATATGTCTTAATGCAGCTAAACATCTAGGACCCTTAATTAAAAAATTTTCTGAGACATTTTTACCTGAATTTAAGAGATGCGTGTATGAAGAGAGATCAGAGCCGCTGTTCATTCAGATGTGGCAGAAATTGTTGAGTAAGTATAAACTAGAGAACAACCAATGGATGGCAAACCTATATGCTTTGAGGAAAAAGTGGGCTACTATATACCGTGACTCTTTTACAGCTGATATGAATTCAACTCAAAGAAGTGAAGGTATGAATAACGTGTTCAAGAAAAGATTTCGTAGAAAACTTGGACTTACTGAACTTCTTGTAGAATGCGAGAAGGTTTCAGCTAGCCTTCGTGAAAATGAGTTAGAAGCAGATTTTAACTCACGCCGAAAGAACCCAGTTACTTACAGTCCAGATTTACCTCTATTGAAATCTGCGGCTGAATCATATACAAAGAGGATGTATTTGgagtttgaggaagaatttaaaGAACATTTTTCATTCTCTTGTAAATTGTTGCAAGCTGATGAGTCAATCCTCACATATATGGTTACACATATGCATGCTAATCATGGAGCAACGACTGTTTTCAACAGTGCGAATATGTCCGTTACATGTTCTTGCAGAAAGTATGAATCCATAGGTATGTGCACACATTTTGAATTATAA
- the LOC117844801 gene encoding probable long-chain-alcohol O-fatty-acyltransferase 4, which translates to MATALMDGELDAIVKVSAAVWAAMSYARLAAARLRPGAPRLAALLPVVALLYAIPFAFWTTTFRGTSGFFLTWLGSFKLLLLATGSGPLDPSLRLHQFVCSASLPVKLRKSTAAEEKSKAPVRGPARMLLCGAVIPAIIYAYQFKDSMNRYQLLALYTLHIYFSLDLLLATVHTVIHDLLGMEMEPQVDHPYLASSLRDFWGRRWNLMVPSILRPSVFRPVRARLGNAAGVMATFLVSGLMHELIFYYIMWSPPSGEVTAFFLLHGACAAAEGWWASHPGWWRPPRAAAVPLTLAFVAGTGFWLFFPAMVKGGLDEMVLQECQGMVALMEQAGRRLAGATDLVSSTI; encoded by the coding sequence ATGGCGACGGCGCTAATGGACGGCGAGCTCGACGCTATCGTGAAGGTCTCGGCGGCTGTGTGGGCGGCGATGTCCTACGcccgcctcgccgcggcgcgTCTCCGGCCAGgcgcgcctcgcctcgccgcgctTCTGCCCGTTGTCGCGCTCCTCTACGCGATCCCTTTCGCCTTCTGGACCACCACATTCCGCGGCACCTCGGGCTTCTTCCTCACCTGGCTCGGCTCCttcaagctcctcctcctcgccaccggCAGCGGACCCCTCGACCCCTCCCTCCGTCTCCACCAGTTCGTCTGCTCGGCCTCGCTTCCGGTGAAGCTCCGGAAGTCCACCGCCGCCGAAGAAAAGAGCAAAGCTCCCGTCCGGGGCCCCGCCAGGATGCTCCTCTGCGGCGCCGTCATCCCGGCCATCATCTACGCGTACCAATTCAAGGACTCCATGAACCGGTACCAACTCCTCGCTCTGTACACCCTGCACATCTACTTCTCGCTGGATCTCCTACTCGCCACCGTCCACACCGTGATCCACGACCTGCTCGGCATGGAGATGGAGCCGCAGGTGGACCACCCGTACCTGGCGTCGTCGCTGCGCGACTTCTGGGGCCGGCGGTGGAACCTCATGGTGCCCTCCATTCTCCGGCCGTCGGTGTTCCGCCCCGTCCGCGCGCGCCTCGGCAACGCGGCCGGCGTCATGGCGACGTTCCTCGTGTCCGGCCTCATGCACGAACTGATCTTCTACTACATCATGTGGAGCCCGCCCAGCGGCGAGGTGACCGCGTTCTTCCTCCTGCACGGCGCATGCGCTGCCGCGGAGGGCTGGTGGGCGTCGCACCCAGGGTGGTGGCGGCCCCCGCGGGCGGCCGCGGTGCCGCTAACGCTGGCGTTCGTGGCCGGGACGGGGTTCTGGCTGTTCTTCCCGGCCATGGTCAAGGGCGGCCTTGACGAGATGGTGCTGCAGGAATGCCAGGGCATGGTGGCGCTCATGGagcaggccggccggcggctcgccggcgccacGGATCTCGTCTCCTCGACCATTTGA